The following are from one region of the Halorussus rarus genome:
- a CDS encoding hydrogenase maturation nickel metallochaperone HypA, producing the protein MGIVDTIRDMLVPDNEPGVALECTDCGATFEEPYGECPECGSSDVKEIEGFDMRPDT; encoded by the coding sequence ATGGGTATCGTCGACACGATTCGCGACATGCTCGTCCCCGACAACGAACCGGGCGTCGCGCTGGAGTGCACCGACTGCGGCGCGACGTTCGAGGAACCCTACGGCGAGTGTCCGGAGTGCGGGTCGAGCGACGTCAAGGAGATCGAGGGCTTCGACATGCGACCCGACACGTAA
- a CDS encoding phosphate uptake regulator PhoU → METRKVQRLGPSTLAMTLPAEWASENNVEKGDEVSLRMGGKGTLTVLPESAHTEESEAIIHAENLDADAVERAIVAQYVLGRRVIHLESEETLDSDHINAVYKAETQLMGLGVVEETPDSIAIRCSVDPEDFSLDNLLERLENTGSTMRGEAVKALAHGNPDLAERALNRERQANKIFVLLLRLIFTAYQNPTLARAVDLDSGFPLIGYRSIAKNLELTADNAEDIAEIALEADGHTLDVDGQTMRRIREFTDQVDEITAKAVQAAVERDYDKTLEVRALFHEISDRESEILSDLPEMDNDSLLAVREVLVSLQQTAQYAMRNAEIAANLALNEESEHTTIN, encoded by the coding sequence GCTGGCGATGACCCTCCCGGCGGAGTGGGCCTCGGAGAACAACGTCGAGAAGGGTGACGAGGTGTCGCTGCGCATGGGCGGGAAGGGAACGCTGACGGTGCTGCCGGAGTCGGCCCACACCGAGGAGTCCGAAGCGATAATCCACGCCGAGAACCTCGACGCCGACGCGGTCGAGCGCGCCATCGTCGCCCAGTACGTGCTCGGGCGCCGGGTCATCCACCTCGAGAGCGAGGAGACCCTCGACAGCGACCACATCAACGCGGTGTACAAGGCCGAGACCCAGCTGATGGGGCTGGGCGTGGTCGAGGAGACCCCCGACAGCATCGCCATCCGGTGCTCGGTCGACCCGGAGGACTTCAGCCTCGACAACCTGCTCGAGCGCCTGGAGAACACCGGTTCGACCATGCGGGGCGAGGCGGTCAAGGCGCTCGCCCACGGCAACCCCGACCTCGCCGAGCGCGCGCTCAACCGCGAGCGCCAGGCGAACAAGATCTTCGTCCTGCTGCTCCGCCTCATCTTCACGGCCTACCAGAACCCCACGCTCGCGCGGGCCGTGGACCTGGACAGCGGCTTCCCCCTCATCGGCTATCGGTCGATCGCCAAGAACCTCGAACTCACCGCGGACAACGCCGAGGACATCGCCGAGATCGCGCTGGAGGCCGACGGCCACACCCTCGACGTCGACGGCCAGACGATGCGGCGCATCCGGGAGTTCACCGACCAGGTCGACGAGATAACCGCGAAGGCGGTCCAGGCCGCCGTCGAGCGCGACTACGACAAGACCCTCGAGGTCCGGGCGCTGTTCCACGAGATCAGCGACCGCGAGAGCGAGATCCTCTCGGACCTGCCCGAGATGGACAACGACTCCCTGCTGGCGGTCCGCGAGGTGCTGGTCAGCCTCCAGCAGACCGCCCAGTACGCCATGCGGAACGCCGAGATCGCGGCCAACCTCGCGCTGAACGAGGAGAGCGAGCACACGACCATCAACTGA